A single window of Alphaproteobacteria bacterium DNA harbors:
- a CDS encoding GntR family transcriptional regulator has translation MSLAPGAVRGAPRYEQVARRLAEEISDGVFAPGEYLPGETAIGQRFGVSRHTVREALRRLQSLGLVASQQGKGTTVLAREPTGLYQQQFSSIDDLLQYADKTRLVDVSQHTLEIDPELAVTIGCTAGQRFVKTEALRLTGTTQTAQPLAWNTIYIADIYAGAAAEIGKYRGFIGKLIEERYGERIIELRQEVRAIALADHEARRLDASPGSPALEMQRWYIGQDGKPFQYVIAVHPADRYTISTRVQTAAR, from the coding sequence ATGAGCCTCGCGCCGGGTGCAGTGCGCGGCGCACCACGCTACGAGCAGGTCGCACGCCGGCTTGCCGAAGAGATCAGTGATGGCGTGTTCGCGCCAGGTGAATATCTGCCCGGCGAAACGGCAATTGGCCAGCGGTTCGGAGTCAGTCGGCACACTGTGCGAGAAGCGCTGCGCCGTCTGCAATCGCTTGGGCTGGTCGCGAGCCAGCAAGGCAAGGGCACGACCGTCTTAGCGCGCGAACCGACTGGTCTCTACCAGCAACAGTTCAGTTCGATCGACGATCTGCTGCAATACGCCGACAAGACAAGGTTGGTGGATGTGAGCCAACACACTCTCGAAATCGATCCGGAACTGGCGGTGACGATCGGCTGCACAGCCGGCCAGCGTTTCGTGAAAACCGAAGCTCTGCGGCTTACCGGTACCACGCAAACAGCGCAGCCACTTGCGTGGAACACGATCTATATCGCCGACATATATGCCGGCGCTGCCGCAGAAATCGGGAAATATCGTGGTTTCATCGGCAAGCTAATCGAGGAACGGTATGGTGAACGTATCATCGAGCTCCGTCAGGAGGTTCGGGCAATCGCGCTGGCCGATCACGAGGCACGTCGCCTTGACGCATCTCCAGGATCTCCGGCTCTCGAAATGCAACGCTGGTACATCGGCCAGGACGGCAAGCCATTCCAATACGTCATCGCCGTCCATCCGGCTGACCGGTATACCATCTCGACGCGTGTCCAAACGGCTGCACGCTAA